A DNA window from Vigna unguiculata cultivar IT97K-499-35 chromosome 10, ASM411807v1, whole genome shotgun sequence contains the following coding sequences:
- the LOC114165720 gene encoding chaperone protein dnaJ 8, chloroplastic, whose product MAAAATAGVVGGNASSASWMQFKGKERKHAKINRSRVCCSYYSSSSVMDPYKTLRIQRGASESEVRKAFRQLALQYHPDVCRGNNCGVQFHEINEAYDIVIARLRGESSATETYESIYDNDNDESLRGMNDPDWDMWEEWMGWEGAGIRDYSSHINPYI is encoded by the exons ATGGCTGCTGCTGCGACTGCTGGGGTTGTTGGTGGTAATGCTTCGTCTGCTTCCTGGATGCAATTCAAAGGCAAGGAAAGGAAGCATGCCAAAATCAACAGATCTAGGGTTTGTTGCTCctattattcttcttcttctgtgaTGGATCCTTACAAAACCTTGAGAATACAACGAGGTGCCTCTGAATCTGAAGTCAGAAAGGCTTTCCGACAACTCGCTCTGCAG TACCATCCAGATGTATGCAGAGGAAACAATTGCGGGGTGCAATTTCACGAAATCAACGAGGCTTATGAT ATTGTGATAGCTAGGTTGAGAGGAGAATCAAGTGCGACAGAAACTTACGAAAGTATATATGATAACGACAATGATGAGTCACTGAGAGGAATGAACGATCCAGATTGGGACATGTGGGAGGAGTGGATGGGGTGGGAAGGAGCAGGAATCCGTGACTACTCCTCTCATATTAATCCATACATATGA
- the LOC114166493 gene encoding uncharacterized protein LOC114166493, with amino-acid sequence MSSDAKSNSGGNVGGGFRSKINYYLHSGDKKHVFLGLTLITAVFSVPWFFMNRGSKHQSHQDYLEKADKARSQRLSSSSASAK; translated from the exons ATGAGCAGCGACGCAAAATCCAACAGCGGTGGCAACGTTGGAGGAGGATTTAGGTCGAAGATCAATTACTATCTCCATAGCGGTGACAAGAAACATGTTTTCCTTGGTTTAACACTCATCACCGCTGTCTTTAGCGTCCCATGGTTCTTTATGAATCGAG GGAGTAAACACCAGTCTCACCAAGATTACTTGGAAAAAGCTGATAAAGCAAGGAGCCAAAGACTTTCATCCAGTTCTGCTTCTGCTAAATGA